The following are encoded together in the Equus quagga isolate Etosha38 chromosome 15, UCLA_HA_Equagga_1.0, whole genome shotgun sequence genome:
- the LOC124226505 gene encoding RNA-binding motif protein, X chromosome-like: MKEKACDRLRTAAAGHSPEPRGGGAEGGGQPPTPPAGRLDVRTGQAPAAAASRTEDRRGRVRGSEVAAEGPLRARTTGSAPTAGKDGSAEGPREPGPPPQTRAGAAAAGRDCANVTSRRRGRDFRTARAQSRHAPAPPRATRAGHARLRGEMSDFIQSGHWK; the protein is encoded by the coding sequence ATGAAGGAAAAAGCCTGCGACCGACTGAGGACAGCGGCAGCAGGACACTCACCAGAGCCCCGGGGAGGCGGCGCTGAGGGCGGCGGGCAGCCTCCTACGCCGCCGGCCGGCCGTCTGGACGTGCGCACGGGCCAAGCCCCAGCGGCAGCAGCTAGCCGAACAGAGGACCGGAGGGGACGCGTCAGGGGCTCTGAAGTAGCGGCCGAGGGGCCGTTGCGGGCGAGGACAACAGGAAGCGCCCCAACTGCCGGAAAAGACGGCAGCGCGGAGGGGCCAAGGGAGCCGGGTCCCCCGCCGCAGACACGGGCTGGCGCGGCGGCCGCAGGCCGAGACTGCGCAAACGTGACTTCCCGGCGACGCGGCAGGGATTTCAGGACTGCGCGTGCGCAGTCCCGCcacgcccccgccccgccccgcgctaCCCGAGCAGGACACGCCCGGCTGAGGGGAGAGATGTCAG